Proteins from one Panicum virgatum strain AP13 chromosome 7K, P.virgatum_v5, whole genome shotgun sequence genomic window:
- the LOC120639625 gene encoding CTD small phosphatase-like protein 2, which produces MHTRKKGAARSSAGDHASPKTSRPSRRTAQPPVAQKKVTDLITSSSKKKKPVGATSKKHSKGGRKLLAACDTTDNENEVPQVAPSVPHDLQHSDDGADDRPNNSIFSPTYHHHKDGSMNNLSKAGSLEEQMAPVHGSKEATLKSGPNLACNTCDGDGASDHSCTLNLQSSGQSTLLEVDEYSELGNLSSEVSAIYLAMQQSKLECIDEQSQDSSSTEGYGDAEETEEYDEFDPYSFIKGLPDLSMVVPKFRPVLLPKQTRSCPTTTLVLDLDETLVHSTLEHCADADFTFPVHFNFREHTIYVRCRPYLKEFLDRVTSMFETIIFTASQSIYAEQLLNVLDPKRKLFRHRVYRESCVYVEGNYLKDLTVLGRDLTRVMIVDNSPQAFGFQLDNGIPIESWFDDPNDTELLKLLPFLESLVGVEDVRPYIARKFNLREKVATAASLTMDMQM; this is translated from the exons ATGCATACCAGGAAAAAGGGTGCTGCAAGATCTTCAGCTGGGGATCATGCCAGTCCTAAAACAagcagaccatccagaagaacAGCTCAGCCTCCAGTTGCTCAAAAGAAAGTAACTGATCTCATTACGTCGTCTTCCAAGAAGAAGAAACCTG TTGGAGCCACTTCCAAAAAGCATTCTAAAGGAGGAAGGAAGCTGTTAGCTGCATGTGATACAACTGATAATGAAAATGAGGTGCCGCAAGTGGCCCCTAGTGTTCCCCATGATCTGCAG CACTCTGATGACGGTGCAGATGATCGCCCAAACAATTCCATATTCTCCCCTACATACCATCATCACAAGGATGGCAGTATGAATAACCTCTCAAAAG CTGGTTCATTAGAAGAACAGATGGCACCTGTTCATGGTAGCAAGGAAGCTACCCTAAAATCCGGGCCAAACCTTGCATGCAACACTTGTGATGGTGATGGGGCAAGTGACCACTCTTGCACACTCAATTTGCAATCTTCTGGGCAGAGCACATTGCTTGAAGTGGATGAGTACAGTGAATTGGGAAACCTTTCTTCAGAAGTGTCAGCAATATATCTTGCTATGCAGCAATCTAAGTTGGAGTGCATTGATGAACAGAGTCAAGATTCTTCCTCAACGGAAGGTTATGGTGATGCTGAGGAGACTGAGGAGTATGATGAGTTTGATCCATATTcttttatcaaaggtttacctGATTTATCTATGGTGGTCCCCAAATTTCGCCCTGTCCTTCTTCCAAAGCAGACCCGGAGTTGCCCAACAACTACACTAGTACTTGATCTGGATG AAACACTTGTCCATTCAACTCTCGAACACTGTGCGGATGCTGATTTCACATTTCCAGTTCATTTTAACTTTAGAGAGCACACAATATATGTTCGATGCCGCCCCTATCTCAAAGAATTTTTGGATAGGGTTACCAGCATGTTTGAGACGATTATTTTCACTGCTAGCCAAAGCATTTATGCTGAGCAACTCCTCAATGTTCTTGATCCCAAAAGAAAGTTGTTCCGTCATCGTGTTTATCGCGAGTCTTGCGTCTATGTGGAGGGCAACTACCTAAAGGATCTGACAGTTCTTGGACGGGACTTAACCCGCGTAATGATTGTTGATAATTCTCCACAG GCCTTTGGGTTCCAGTTAGATAATGGCATACCTATAGAGAGCTGGTTTGATGATCCCAATGATACAGAACTGCTGAAATTACTCCCATTCCTAGAAAGTTTGGTTGGCGTTGAAGATGTCCGGCCTTATATAGCAAGGAAGTTCAACCTTCGGGAGAAGGTAGCCACTGCAGCTTCTCTCACAATGGACATGCAGATGTGA